In Thermovirga sp., one DNA window encodes the following:
- a CDS encoding PHP domain-containing protein, with product MFIVDLHTHSTFSDGTFTPEALVRRASKRHVSVMSLTDHDTTAGLSRFLAACGKGGIQGITGVELSAEAPYTLHIMGYRIDSACRGLQEKLERLRKNRRKRNALMVEKLVNLGVEISLEEVEAESGGEVVARPHIARVLVKKGFVRDIASAFNKYIGRGAPAYVASSRLSPEECLEAIDEAGGVSVLGHPGLMGLDEDHLFALLERLKDHGLWGLECISGHHGSGEIYYWMKVASRFGLFPTAGSDFHGVDRPGMDLGVAVTEGLLPWARLGVNI from the coding sequence ATGTTCATTGTTGATCTTCACACTCACAGCACATTCAGTGACGGGACCTTTACACCGGAGGCACTGGTCAGAAGGGCCTCGAAAAGGCACGTATCGGTGATGAGCCTCACCGATCACGATACCACCGCCGGACTTTCCAGGTTCCTGGCGGCCTGTGGGAAGGGGGGTATCCAGGGCATTACCGGCGTGGAACTCTCCGCGGAAGCTCCCTATACGCTTCACATCATGGGCTACCGGATCGACAGCGCCTGTCGGGGGCTTCAGGAAAAACTGGAAAGGCTCCGCAAAAACCGCCGAAAAAGGAACGCCCTAATGGTCGAGAAACTCGTCAACCTGGGGGTTGAGATCAGCCTCGAAGAGGTCGAGGCTGAATCGGGCGGCGAGGTGGTGGCCAGGCCGCATATTGCCAGGGTCTTGGTGAAGAAGGGTTTCGTGCGCGACATAGCCTCGGCTTTCAACAAGTACATCGGACGGGGCGCGCCCGCCTATGTGGCCAGTTCAAGGCTCTCCCCCGAGGAGTGCCTGGAGGCTATCGACGAGGCGGGGGGCGTCTCGGTGCTTGGCCACCCCGGCCTTATGGGCCTGGATGAAGACCATCTCTTCGCGCTTCTTGAAAGGCTCAAGGATCATGGCCTGTGGGGCCTTGAGTGCATTTCGGGTCATCACGGTTCGGGGGAGATCTATTACTGGATGAAGGTTGCCTCGAGGTTTGGCCTTTTCCCGACGGCGGGTTCCGACTTCCACGGTGTCGACCGCCCGGGCATGGACCTGGGTGTGGCCGTGACCGAAGGTCTGCTCCCCTGGGCGCGGCTGGGGGTCAACATCTAG